The genomic stretch ACGGCGGTGTCTCCAAGATCGGCTTCGCCTTCGTGGCGGGCCGCTGGGCCTCGCCGTTCTGGCAGGTCTGGGACCTGGTGATGCTGTGGCTGGCGATGCTGCACGGCGCCAACGGCCTGCGCACGGTCATCAACGACTACGCGCAGCGGGACAACACCCGCTTCTGGCTGAAGATGCTGCTGTACACCGCGACGGTGTTCACCGTCCTTCTGGGCACGCTGGTGATCTTCACCTTCGACCCGAACATCCGCTAGGCCACGGGGCTGAGGTAACCGACTCATGAAGATCCACAAGTACGACACGGTCATCGTCGGCGCCGGTGGCGCGGGCATGCGCGCGGCCATCGAGGCCACCAAGCGCAGCCGCACCGCGGTCCTGACGAAGCTGTACCCCACCCGCTCCCACACCGGCGCGGCCCAGGGCGGCATGGCCGCCGCCCTCGCCAACGTCGAGGAGGACAACTGGGAGTGGCACACCTTCGACACGATCAAGGGCGGCGACTACCTGGTCGACCAGGACGCCGCCGAGATCCTGGCGAAGGAGGCCATCGACTCGGTCCTGGACCTGGAGCGGATGGGCCTGCCGTTCAACCGCACCCCGGACGGCACCATCGACCAGCGCCGCTTCGGCGGCCACTCCCGCAATCACGGTGAGGCCCCGGTCCGCCGGTCCTGCTACGCCTCGGACCGCACCGGCCACATGATCCTCCAGACGCTGTACCAGAACTGCGTCAAGGAGGGCGTGGAGTTCTTCAACGAGTTCTACGTCCTGGACCTGCTGCTCAACGAGGTCGACGGGGTCAAGAAGTCGGCCGGCGTCGTCGCCTACGAGCTGGCGACCGGCGAGATCCACGTCTTCCAGGCGAAGGCCGTGATCTTCGCGTCCGGCGGCACCGGCAAGTTCTTCAAGGTGACCTCC from Streptomyces albofaciens JCM 4342 encodes the following:
- a CDS encoding succinate dehydrogenase hydrophobic membrane anchor subunit, which encodes MSAETTPAVNDSVSLYDVDNPAPVIEPPRKRTKKTPKTTRTNFEMYGWLFMRLSGIVLVVLVLGHLLLQLVLDGGVSKIGFAFVAGRWASPFWQVWDLVMLWLAMLHGANGLRTVINDYAQRDNTRFWLKMLLYTATVFTVLLGTLVIFTFDPNIR